In Zingiber officinale cultivar Zhangliang chromosome 6A, Zo_v1.1, whole genome shotgun sequence, a single genomic region encodes these proteins:
- the LOC121996727 gene encoding plasmodesmata-located protein 3-like, whose protein sequence is MGISRARSFTTLPFPFLLLILEVIFLCLLPSSAAGDIYNLVYKGCANQSFSGGGAAYGQTLAAMSTSLATQAASSKFYKTTASSSYGGQSLFGLFQCRGDLSNSDCSACVARLLPMWPSLCGASAAARVQLAGCYALYQVSGFPQVSGTQLLYKTCGSGSGGGDFEVKRDTTFSQLQNGVAGGKGFFATSYGSVYAMAQCEGDLSPGDCSDCVTQAIQKSEVECGGASSGQVYLDKCYISYSYYANGVTTAGGGGGGGGGGGGQTGKTVAIVVGAAAGVGFLIICLLFARSVVKRDEDDF, encoded by the exons ATGGGCATCTCCAGAGCCCGTTCTTTTACTACTCTTCCATTCCCATTCCTACTGCTGATTCTTGAAGTGATCTTCCTTTGTTTGTTGCCATCGTCAGCCGCCGGCGATATATACAACTTGGTCTACAAGGGTTGCGCAAATCAAAGCTTCTCCGGCGGCGGCGCTGCTTACGGGCAGACGCTTGCTGCCATGTCGACCTCACTTGCTACGCAAGCCGCCTCTTCAAAGTTCTACAAGACCACCGCCTCTTCCTCCTACGGCGGTCAGTCCCTGTTCGGCCTCTTCCAGTGCCGCGGGGACCTCTCCAACTCCGACTGCTCCGCCTGTGTCGCTCGGCTCCTCCCCATGTGGCCCTCCCTCTGCGGTGCCTCCGCCGCCGCCCGTGTCCAGCTCGCGGGGTGCTACGCGCTTTACCAGGTCTCCGGATTCCCCCAGGTCTCCGGCACACAGCTGCTGTACAAGACCTGCGGCTCTGGCAGCGGCGGCGGAGACTTCGAGGTCAAGCGGGACACCACCTTCAGCCAGCTCCAGAACGGCGTCGCCGGCGGGAAGGGGTTCTTCGCCACGAGCTACGGGTCAGTCTATGCCATGGCGCAGTGCGAGGGCGACCTGTCCCCCGGCGACTGCAGCGATTGCGTTACCCAGGCCATCCAGAAATCCGAGGTTGAGTGCGGAGGCGCCTCCTCCGGCCAGGTCTACCTCGACAAGTGCTACATTAGCTACAGTTATTACGCCAATGGCGTCACCACAGCgggcggtggcggcggcggcggcggcggcggcggag GGCAAACAGGGAAAACAGTGGCCATAGTGGTGGGTGCAGCAGCAGGAGTAGGGTTCCTAATTATCTGCTTGTTGTTCGCAAGAAGCGTGGTGAAACGTGATGAAG ATGATTTTTGA